CATTGACACTAAAGCGTAAGAATTTCTTTTTAGATGGTCTCGATTTTGATTTTGATATAGGATATATCATTGGTAGGTATGGTTTGAATGATAAGGCTTCAAATCGTTATGATTGGGATGGAAACAAGTTGCCAGCAGTCTCTCCATATGGAGGAGAGCAGAATAACTTCCCTTCAGATGGAAGAAACCGGTCGAATGAGCTGACATCAAAGCTTAATTTGGGATATACCATAGATAAGCATCATGGTATCAATCTGAATGTTTACTTTGATAGGAATTCACTTCATCCAAATGATTCCTTAATGGATAAAGCCTTAGGATTTCAATCAAATTTCCCAAGTAAGATGAAAACCTTAACAACGGGGTTATCATACGATCTGACCCTCTTTGATGGTCGTTTCCAAAACGCTTTTACTTTAAAGAACTTTATTTTCTCATCTCATTCTCGTAGTATAGATGTTTATTCGGTACGTGCACCAGAGCCTGTAAAAGTGTCTAAATCTTATTTTGGATTTAGCGACGCCTTTCGTTATAAGTTTACAGACGACTTGATGCTAAAGGCTTCTTTTAATTCAGAGGTGCGAATACCTACAAGTGAGGAGTTGATAGGTAATGGATATTCTATCCTTGCATCCCCAGCTTTGAAGCCTGAGCGTACATCTGGTGTCAATCTTGGTATGCTTTATCGTCACTTAAAACAAGATGGTGGACTTGTTGAGATAGAATTGAATGGATTTTATAATCAGTTGAAAGACATGATAAGGTTCACGCCTGATATGATTCCTACGATGGCTCGCTATCGTAACTTTGGTAGTGTTCGTACGAGAGGTGTTGAACTTGATGTTAAAGGAGATGTCTGTCCAGTACTTTATCTTTATGCGAATGGTACTTATCAAGACCTTCGTGACGTGAGAAAGTTAACTCCTGGTACTACTGTCGAGAATCCCACTTATATGAAGCGTATCCCAAACGTACCTTATCTATTAGCAAACTTTGGCGCAGAGTTCCATAAAGAAAACCTCTTTGGAGGAAAGGAACAGAACACACGTTTCCTCTTTGATGCTTCATACGTGCATACGTATTTCTATGATTTTGAAGTAAGTCGGTATCAAGATAAGAAGATTCCTTCAGCTTTGACGATGGATGCAGCAATAGAACATAGTTTCAAGAATGACCAATGGGTTCTGACGTTTAAAGTAAAGAATCTCACTAATCGCCGTGTTGTATCAGAGTTTAATCGTCCTCTGCCAGGAAGATATATAGGAGTAAAAGTTAGATATCTTCTGAAGTAAGAGGCAATAAGACTTTATTTTGCAATATGAAAGAGTAAAGTGTGATTCATAAAGAAAGGGCATATTGTATGTCTATAGAGATAATATTAATATTAAATAAAGAGAAAAATGAAAAAGCTAAAATCAATTCTTTCAGCCATTGTTGTGATGGCTATGTTTACCGCTTGTGGAAACAATGGTGACGACCCAACACCTGGTCCTAAACCAACTCCTGGTAATAAGGACTTCCATGGAGTTGTCTTCGCAACGGGAATTACCAACCCAGAGGGTAGTAGTGGTAATGTATATTTACAGGCATTGCCAAGTCTGTTGCCTGGTACTTATGATAATAGCAATAGTATTCCTTGCGGTTTTGGTTCTACGCCAATTGTAACAGAGTCGGGCAATGTCTATACTTTCCCTGATTATATGGGTAATACGAAGGCAGAGATAAACCGCTATAGAATTATGAACGATGGTACGTGGAAGAAAGAAGGCGCCTTGTCTATTCCTGCTGGTGCTGCAGCATGTAACATCGTAGAAGCAAGTCGTGAGAAAGCATACGTCAGTTTACAAGGTATTGGTGTTGTGATGGTATTCAACCCAACAACTATGACAAAGATTGCAGATATTGACCTTAATAATCTGAAACAGTCAGATACGAGGGTTGCACCAGCTGCAATGATTATTCGTGATGGTAAACTCTTTGTTGGACTGAACCAAATGAATGCTCAGTATGTGGCAACTCGTAATAATATAGAGTTTGCTATGATTGATGTGAAGACAGACAAGGTAGAGAAACATATTGTTAATAAGTCTTTGGGTATGTGCTTTGCTACTCGTCCTATTGATGCAGGTTCTATCTTCATGGATGAGAATAAGGACATCTACTTTAATTGTGTTGGTTCATTCGGTGTTGTTCCTGGACTGAATGGTGGTATTGCTCGTATAAAGAATGGTTCTACAGAGATTGACCCAGACTTCCTGATTCGTCTTGATAAGACAGAGGTTGCTGGTCTTTCAACCAAGCATATAGACTATATCGCAGCTATGTGTTATGCGGGTAAGGGTTTACTATATATTTATGGAAACTCCTTTGCACTTGCTCCTGATGGTCTGACAAATCCATACCTCAGCTTTACATCTGTTCCAATCGTTGTTGATTTGAAGCAAAAGGCGATGACACTTATCAACGGAATGGAGATTTCTAATCCTCAGGGTATTGCTGTTGCTAAGCATAAGAATTTGATAGTCTTTGGTAGTGCTAATAAGAAGGCTACAGGTTTCTACACTTACAATCCAGATACGAAAGAAGTTGCAGGTCCTATCCTTCAGGTAAAGGGTAACCCTTGCTTCTTTCATAGTTTTGAGAAGTAAAAAAGGAGGGCTCCTCACTTAATAATAAGTAAAAGGAGCCTTCCTGTTATCTAATCACTCAAATGATATTCATATAGAATACAAATGGAAAAGGTTAAATCCACTCTGACGGAGATTCCCGAAACGATGCTTACCACGTTGTGGGCAAAAGCTGTTGAGTCCGATCGCCCTAATCCCTTGCTGCGTGATGAGAAAGCAAAGGAAATCATCGGACAGATTGACTATGATTTTTCTAAGTTTAAGAAAGCCAAGCTCTCACAGTTAGGCTGCTGCATTCGTGCTAAACTGATAGATAATGAGGCACGACAGTTCCTTGCCCAGCATCCCGATGCTGTGGTGATACAGCTGGGGGCAGGATTGGATGCACGGTATGAGCGGATGGGGCGACCCGAAGTGACACACTGGTTCGATCTCGATCTCCCAGAGGCTGTCGATCTGCGCCGCCGTTTCCTTACGGAGACGGAACGCAACACTTATCTGGCAGAATCCCTATTCGATGAGGATTGGTTGCACAGAGTGAGAGCATATAGTAAGTCGCCTGTACTAATTATCCTTGAGGGAGTGCTGATGTATTTCCCTGAGGAAAGAGTGCGAGAACTATTCCGCAATATCTGTGACAAACTCCCATCAGCTACCATTTTGTTTGATATGCTCGCTTTTGTGTTTGTTGGACGAGAGAAGAAACATGATATGCTGCAGAAGATGGACAAAGGTGTTGAGTTCAAGTGGTCACTACTCAATACAAAGGAGATGGAGAAATGGAACAGTCGATTGCACGTGAGGAA
The Prevotella melaninogenica DNA segment above includes these coding regions:
- a CDS encoding TonB-dependent receptor plug domain-containing protein produces the protein MKNNRKILICTGVYNTCSLYRKSICLTLFSSFFMLSGNAQEVNKRDTTVEMKEVMVTARSEIRKLKESAMPISVIGQRQLQGTATNINDVLARTVGVTVRNTGGLGSASRISLRGLEGKRMGMYVDEVPISQLSNFVALNDIPTNMIERIEVYKGIVPYKFGGSALGGAVNVVTKEYPPVYFDFSYELGSFNTHQVSTVFKRTNHKTGLQFGIGGAFSFSKNNYKMTLANLDNRVVERDHDKFNKVMAGMSVKATKWWFDEMKWELIFLKTRQEIQGIDLDVREAYNHSVSGLTALTLKRKNFFLDGLDFDFDIGYIIGRYGLNDKASNRYDWDGNKLPAVSPYGGEQNNFPSDGRNRSNELTSKLNLGYTIDKHHGINLNVYFDRNSLHPNDSLMDKALGFQSNFPSKMKTLTTGLSYDLTLFDGRFQNAFTLKNFIFSSHSRSIDVYSVRAPEPVKVSKSYFGFSDAFRYKFTDDLMLKASFNSEVRIPTSEELIGNGYSILASPALKPERTSGVNLGMLYRHLKQDGGLVEIELNGFYNQLKDMIRFTPDMIPTMARYRNFGSVRTRGVELDVKGDVCPVLYLYANGTYQDLRDVRKLTPGTTVENPTYMKRIPNVPYLLANFGAEFHKENLFGGKEQNTRFLFDASYVHTYFYDFEVSRYQDKKIPSALTMDAAIEHSFKNDQWVLTFKVKNLTNRRVVSEFNRPLPGRYIGVKVRYLLK
- a CDS encoding class I SAM-dependent methyltransferase, whose translation is MQMEKVKSTLTEIPETMLTTLWAKAVESDRPNPLLRDEKAKEIIGQIDYDFSKFKKAKLSQLGCCIRAKLIDNEARQFLAQHPDAVVIQLGAGLDARYERMGRPEVTHWFDLDLPEAVDLRRRFLTETERNTYLAESLFDEDWLHRVRAYSKSPVLIILEGVLMYFPEERVRELFRNICDKLPSATILFDMLAFVFVGREKKHDMLQKMDKGVEFKWSLLNTKEMEKWNSRLHVRKEYFMSEYDEGRFPSIFHLFLRIPYFHRRFNQRIVRIEIE